The following proteins are encoded in a genomic region of Herminiimonas arsenicoxydans:
- the murC gene encoding UDP-N-acetylmuramate--L-alanine ligase (UDP-N-acetylmuramoyl-L-alanine synthetase) (Evidence 2a : Function of homologous gene experimentally demonstrated in an other organism; PubMedId : 10675598, 11281713, 10403366, 9600257, 9305945, 9158719, 863427; Product type e : enzyme), which translates to MKHKVKNIHFVGIGGSGMSGIAEVLLNLGYTISGSDLGSNAATRRLVELGAKVTLGHAAENIASADAIVTSTAVQQDNPEVVAAREKHIPIVPRAMMLAELMRLRRGIAIAGTHGKTTTTSLVASVLAEGGLDPTFVIGGLLNSAGANAKLGAGEFIVAEADESDASFLNLSPVIEVITNIDADHMETYEHDFEKLKQAFVEFTQRLPFYGVAVLCLDDATVREIMPRISKLITTYGFHEDAMVRAVDAKAVDGHMQFTVIQDGYAPMQVSLNQPGMHNVQNACAAIAIARELGVSDHATQKALTEFTGVGRRFTRYGEISFSAVNDKPAGSFALVDDYGHHPVETAATISAARGAYPGRRLVLAFQPHRYTRTRDLFEDFVKVLSTTDMLLLAEVYAAGEQPIVAADGRTLAHALRVAGKVDPVFVEHIVDMPATIMNIVRDGDVVITMGAGSISGVPAKLKQMQDQV; encoded by the coding sequence ATGAAGCACAAAGTCAAAAATATTCATTTCGTCGGTATCGGTGGCAGCGGGATGAGCGGCATTGCAGAGGTGTTGCTGAATCTCGGCTACACCATTTCCGGTTCCGATCTGGGCAGCAATGCGGCGACGCGCCGTCTGGTTGAACTGGGCGCCAAGGTGACACTCGGACACGCAGCAGAAAACATCGCCAGTGCCGATGCGATCGTGACATCGACCGCAGTCCAGCAGGACAATCCGGAAGTGGTCGCGGCGCGTGAAAAACATATCCCTATCGTGCCGCGCGCGATGATGCTGGCCGAACTGATGCGCTTGCGACGCGGCATTGCGATTGCCGGCACGCATGGCAAGACCACGACGACCAGCCTGGTCGCCAGCGTCTTGGCCGAAGGCGGGCTGGACCCGACGTTCGTGATCGGCGGCTTGCTGAACAGTGCAGGCGCCAATGCCAAACTCGGTGCCGGCGAATTCATCGTGGCGGAAGCGGATGAATCCGATGCTTCTTTCCTGAATCTGTCGCCGGTGATTGAAGTCATCACGAATATCGATGCTGATCATATGGAAACGTATGAACACGACTTCGAAAAACTCAAGCAAGCCTTCGTCGAATTCACGCAGCGCCTGCCGTTTTACGGTGTCGCGGTGCTGTGCCTGGACGATGCGACGGTGCGCGAAATCATGCCGCGCATTTCCAAGCTGATCACGACTTATGGTTTTCATGAAGATGCCATGGTGCGCGCTGTCGATGCCAAAGCGGTGGACGGCCATATGCAGTTCACGGTCATACAGGATGGTTATGCACCTATGCAGGTGAGCCTGAATCAGCCCGGCATGCATAACGTGCAGAATGCTTGCGCTGCAATTGCGATTGCGCGCGAATTGGGTGTGTCCGATCATGCGACGCAAAAAGCGCTGACCGAATTCACTGGCGTGGGACGCCGCTTTACGCGCTATGGAGAAATAAGCTTTTCGGCTGTCAACGACAAACCTGCTGGCTCGTTTGCCTTGGTGGACGATTACGGCCATCACCCGGTGGAAACGGCAGCCACGATCTCTGCAGCGCGAGGCGCTTATCCGGGGCGCCGGCTGGTGCTGGCATTTCAGCCGCATCGATATACCCGTACACGCGACCTGTTCGAGGATTTCGTCAAGGTGCTGTCGACTACCGACATGCTGCTGCTGGCGGAAGTTTATGCGGCCGGCGAACAGCCTATCGTTGCCGCCGACGGTCGCACGCTGGCGCATGCGCTGCGTGTGGCGGGCAAGGTCGATCCGGTATTCGTTGAGCACATAGTCGACATGCCGGCCACTATCATGAACATCGTCAGGGATGGCGATGTCGTGATTACGATGGGCGCGGGTTCGATCAGCGGTGTACCGGCCAAGTTGAAGCAAATGCAGGATCAGGTATAA
- the murG gene encoding UDP-N-acetylglucosamine--N-acetylmuramyl-(pentapeptide) pyrophosphoryl-undecaprenol N-acetylglucosamine transferase (Undecaprenyl-PP-MurNAc-pentapeptide-UDPGlcNAc GlcNAc transferase) (Evidence 2a : Function of homologous gene experimentally demonstrated in an other organism; PubMedId : 12813070, 12455415, 12022887, 8449890, 1649817, 2187180, 6998962; Product type e : enzyme), whose product MKKLLIMAAGTGGHIFPGLAIADTMQARGWEVTWLGTEHGMERDLVPKSGIAMDTISFAGLRGKGLRHTVTGVLRLLASFGTCFSILARRKPGVVLGMGGYVTVPGGWMAKLRGVPLVLLNADAALLLSNKALTPIAQRVLFGFPADFGNAADKALVTGNPVRAEISALMPPAQRYAQHSGALKILVVGGSLGAQALNAALPAALALIPAEQRPLVTHQSGKKNIDDLRARYAQAGVTAEVVDFIDDMPRRYADADLVICRAGAITVSELTAAGVASVLVPLLVSTTTHQRDNAHWMEQQQAAIHLPQSELTAQGLADLLQNMTREKCKQMAEAAYANGRRDANAAIADVLEKLVKNT is encoded by the coding sequence ATGAAAAAGCTGCTGATCATGGCAGCCGGCACCGGCGGTCACATTTTCCCTGGTCTGGCGATTGCCGACACGATGCAGGCGCGCGGCTGGGAAGTGACGTGGCTGGGCACCGAGCACGGTATGGAACGCGATCTGGTGCCGAAGAGCGGCATTGCGATGGACACGATTTCCTTTGCCGGTTTGCGCGGCAAGGGTTTGCGCCATACGGTCACGGGCGTGTTGCGCCTGCTGGCCAGTTTCGGAACCTGCTTCTCTATTCTGGCGCGGCGCAAGCCCGGCGTCGTACTGGGTATGGGCGGTTACGTGACAGTGCCAGGCGGCTGGATGGCGAAATTGCGCGGGGTGCCGCTGGTATTGCTGAATGCCGACGCAGCCTTGCTGCTGTCGAACAAGGCGCTGACGCCAATTGCGCAGCGCGTATTGTTCGGCTTCCCGGCGGATTTTGGCAATGCTGCGGACAAGGCGCTGGTGACGGGTAATCCGGTACGTGCAGAAATCAGTGCACTGATGCCGCCGGCACAGCGCTATGCGCAGCACAGCGGCGCCCTGAAAATTCTGGTGGTGGGCGGCAGCCTGGGCGCGCAGGCATTGAATGCGGCGCTGCCGGCAGCGCTGGCCCTGATTCCGGCGGAGCAACGTCCGCTGGTGACGCATCAGTCCGGCAAAAAGAATATCGATGACTTGCGCGCACGTTATGCGCAAGCCGGAGTGACGGCGGAAGTGGTGGATTTTATCGACGACATGCCGCGTCGTTATGCGGACGCGGATCTGGTGATCTGTCGTGCTGGCGCCATCACCGTTTCCGAGCTGACGGCAGCCGGCGTTGCCAGCGTACTGGTGCCTTTGCTGGTCTCGACCACCACGCATCAGCGCGACAACGCGCACTGGATGGAGCAGCAGCAGGCGGCGATTCATTTGCCGCAAAGCGAATTGACGGCGCAAGGTCTGGCCGACCTGCTGCAAAACATGACGCGTGAAAAATGCAAACAGATGGCCGAAGCAGCGTATGCAAACGGCCGCCGCGATGCGAATGCCGCTATCGCCGATGTACTTGAAAAGTTAGTGAAAAACACATGA
- the ftsW gene encoding Cell division protein FtsW (Evidence 2b : Function of strongly homologous gene; PubMedId : 2509435, 2197603, 9218774, 7961485, 9006034; Product type cp : cell process), translated as MKFAFPSFSSAAAQKAVTSLDQRSKMMAYDQPLVWVVVLLMLFGMVMVYSASISLPDSPKYARYDNAHFVTRQAMFISVSLIAGLLAFRVRMETWQKLAPYLFVATLILLVLVLVPGVGKGVNGARRWLSFKVFNLQPSELMKLFVVLYAADYTVRKQQVMHKLTKGFMPMTLAIGFVGLLLLLEPDLGAFGVIVCIAMGILFLGGINGIWFGGIGATLVGIFSMVILLSPWRRERIFAYLNPWEEENALGKAYQLSHSLIAFGRGELFGVGLGGSVEKLHYLPEAHTDFLLAVIGEELGFVGVFVVIALFYWIIKRSFEIGRQAIAMDLTFAGLVAKGIGIWIGVQAFINMGVNLGLLPTKGLTLPLMSYGGSGVLINCIGLAILLRIDYENRVLMRGGRI; from the coding sequence ATGAAATTCGCCTTCCCGTCATTTTCCAGTGCAGCGGCACAAAAAGCCGTGACCAGTCTCGACCAGCGCTCGAAGATGATGGCCTACGACCAGCCTTTGGTATGGGTCGTGGTGTTGCTGATGCTGTTCGGCATGGTGATGGTGTATTCGGCTTCGATCTCTCTGCCCGATTCGCCCAAGTACGCACGTTACGACAATGCGCATTTCGTGACGCGGCAGGCGATGTTCATCAGCGTCTCGCTGATTGCCGGTTTGCTGGCCTTCCGCGTGCGGATGGAAACCTGGCAGAAACTCGCGCCTTACCTGTTCGTCGCGACGCTGATTCTGCTGGTGCTGGTGCTGGTGCCCGGCGTCGGCAAGGGCGTCAACGGTGCGCGTCGCTGGCTGTCGTTCAAGGTCTTCAATCTGCAGCCGTCTGAATTGATGAAATTGTTCGTCGTACTGTACGCCGCCGATTACACGGTGCGCAAGCAGCAGGTGATGCACAAGCTGACCAAGGGTTTCATGCCGATGACGCTGGCGATCGGCTTCGTCGGCTTGCTGTTGTTGCTGGAGCCGGATCTGGGCGCCTTTGGCGTGATCGTCTGCATCGCGATGGGCATCCTGTTTTTGGGCGGTATCAACGGCATCTGGTTCGGTGGCATAGGCGCGACGCTGGTCGGTATTTTCAGCATGGTGATCCTGCTGTCGCCATGGCGCCGCGAGCGCATTTTTGCCTATCTGAATCCGTGGGAGGAAGAAAACGCACTCGGCAAGGCATATCAATTGTCGCATTCGCTGATCGCGTTCGGGCGCGGCGAGTTGTTCGGTGTCGGCTTGGGCGGCAGTGTCGAAAAACTGCATTACCTGCCGGAAGCGCATACCGATTTTCTGCTGGCCGTCATCGGTGAAGAACTCGGTTTTGTCGGCGTCTTTGTGGTGATCGCGCTGTTTTACTGGATCATCAAGCGCTCGTTTGAAATCGGCCGTCAGGCGATTGCGATGGATTTGACCTTTGCCGGCCTGGTGGCCAAGGGAATCGGCATCTGGATCGGTGTGCAGGCTTTCATCAATATGGGCGTCAATCTCGGCCTGCTGCCGACCAAGGGTTTGACCTTGCCGCTGATGAGCTACGGCGGCTCCGGCGTGCTGATCAATTGCATAGGCCTGGCGATTCTATTGCGCATCGATTACGAGAACCGCGTGTTGATGAGAGGCGGCCGCATATGA
- the murD gene encoding UDP-N-acetylmuramoylalanine--D-glutamate ligase (UDP-N-acetylmuramoyl-L-alanyl-D-glutamate synthetase) (D-glutamic acid-adding enzyme) (Evidence 2a : Function of homologous gene experimentally demonstrated in an other organism; PubMedId : 11281713, 2179861, 2129548, 1765076, 9218784, 10966819; Product type e : enzyme), translated as MNYAGKHVLVLGLGESGLAMAQWLVRCGASLRVADTRAQPDRLPQLRALAPTAEFIAGPFDAALLDGIDFVAVSPGLMPERELAALIPAAEEKEIPLWGEIELFAQALAALKEERNYTPKVIAITGTNGKTTVTSLVGLLCQRAGLTVQVAGNISPAALDRLDQAVASDALPQVWVLELSSFQLHFTYSLQADVATVLNLTQDHLDWHGDMAAYADDKARIFGSNTIRVLNRDDARVMQMALPSAAVITFGADEAGQANCFGLADENGMRWLSVAVAEEELPQKRRKKDNVELAISTKKLMPVDALKIRGQHNAINALSALALCRAIGLSFAQLLHGLREYHGEPHRVEHVMTIAGVEYYDDSKGTNVGATVAALNGLGVSQDGGAKHLVLIAGGDGKGQDFSPLADPVAKYARAVVLIGKDAASIRAAIAATGVELIDCTTLEEATQKAAELAQAGDAVLLSPACASLDMFRNYAHRAQVFVDTVREIGLSRGEVAL; from the coding sequence ATGAATTACGCAGGTAAACATGTTCTGGTGCTGGGGCTCGGTGAATCCGGGCTGGCGATGGCGCAGTGGCTGGTCCGCTGCGGCGCGTCGCTGCGCGTGGCGGATACACGCGCGCAACCGGATCGTTTGCCGCAATTGCGCGCACTGGCGCCGACTGCAGAATTCATTGCCGGCCCTTTCGATGCTGCATTGCTCGATGGTATCGATTTCGTTGCCGTCAGCCCGGGCCTGATGCCTGAGCGTGAACTGGCTGCGCTCATTCCTGCTGCGGAGGAAAAGGAAATTCCGCTGTGGGGTGAAATCGAATTGTTTGCGCAGGCGCTGGCGGCGCTGAAGGAAGAAAGAAATTACACGCCGAAAGTCATCGCGATTACCGGTACCAACGGCAAGACTACCGTCACCAGTCTGGTCGGCTTGCTGTGCCAGCGTGCCGGATTGACTGTGCAGGTCGCCGGCAACATCAGCCCGGCGGCACTGGACAGGCTGGATCAGGCGGTGGCCAGCGATGCATTGCCGCAAGTGTGGGTGCTGGAATTGTCGAGCTTCCAGTTGCACTTTACTTATAGCCTGCAGGCGGATGTGGCGACGGTATTGAATCTGACGCAGGACCATCTGGACTGGCACGGCGACATGGCTGCCTACGCTGACGACAAGGCGCGTATTTTCGGCAGCAATACCATACGCGTACTCAATCGCGACGATGCGCGAGTCATGCAAATGGCTTTGCCATCTGCTGCCGTCATCACTTTCGGCGCCGACGAAGCAGGGCAGGCGAATTGCTTCGGTCTGGCCGATGAAAACGGCATGCGCTGGCTGTCGGTCGCGGTAGCAGAAGAAGAGTTGCCGCAGAAACGCCGCAAGAAGGATAACGTCGAGCTGGCGATCTCGACGAAAAAATTGATGCCGGTGGACGCGCTCAAAATCCGCGGTCAGCACAATGCGATCAATGCCTTGTCGGCGCTGGCCCTGTGTCGCGCGATCGGCTTGTCCTTTGCACAGCTGCTGCACGGCTTGCGTGAATATCATGGCGAACCGCATCGCGTCGAGCATGTGATGACGATCGCCGGTGTCGAGTATTACGACGACAGCAAAGGCACCAATGTGGGGGCGACGGTGGCGGCATTGAATGGCCTGGGCGTCAGTCAGGACGGCGGTGCGAAGCATTTGGTCTTGATCGCCGGTGGCGACGGCAAGGGACAGGATTTTTCACCGCTGGCCGATCCGGTTGCGAAATATGCGCGTGCGGTGGTCTTGATCGGCAAGGATGCGGCAAGCATCCGTGCTGCGATTGCAGCTACCGGTGTTGAACTGATCGATTGCACGACGCTGGAAGAGGCGACGCAAAAGGCCGCAGAACTGGCACAGGCCGGCGATGCCGTGCTGCTGTCGCCGGCTTGCGCCAGTCTCGACATGTTCAGGAACTATGCGCATCGCGCGCAGGTGTTTGTTGATACCGTGCGCGAAATCGGTTTGTCGCGTGGCGAGGTTGCACTATGA
- the mraY gene encoding Phospho-N-acetylmuramoyl-pentapeptide-transferase (UDP-MurNAc-pentapeptide phosphotransferase) (Evidence 2a : Function of homologous gene experimentally demonstrated in an other organism; PubMedId : 15131133, 11024259, 10564498, 9829961, 1846850; Product type e : enzyme), whose protein sequence is MLLWLAQHFQDEIGPLRVFNFITFRAVFATLTALAIGLFFGPMVIRMLQRLKVGQAVRTDGPQTHLIKSGTPTMGGALILLAIGVATLLWTDLSNRFVWVVLIVTLGFGAVGWVDDYRKVVYKDPKGMASREKYMWQSIIGLFAAVYLAFSVSAPSNSQFLDLFVAWVQSGFSMDLPPKADLIVPFFKTISYPLGVWGFIALTYFVIVGTSNAVNLTDGLDGLAIMPTVMVGTALGLFAYLTGSATYAKYLFIPHIPGAGELIIFCGAMAGAGLAFLWFNAHPAQVFMGDVGALALGGALGTIAVIVRQEIVLFIMGGVFVVETLSVMIQVAYFKYTKMRTGTGRRILLMAPLHHHFEQKGWKETQVVVRFWIITMMLVLFGLSTLKLR, encoded by the coding sequence ATGCTGCTCTGGCTGGCACAACATTTTCAGGATGAAATCGGACCGTTGCGGGTCTTCAATTTCATTACCTTTCGCGCGGTATTTGCGACCTTGACCGCGCTGGCGATCGGTCTGTTTTTTGGTCCGATGGTCATCCGCATGCTGCAGCGCCTGAAGGTCGGGCAAGCCGTGCGTACCGACGGCCCGCAAACGCATCTGATCAAAAGCGGCACGCCGACCATGGGTGGAGCCCTGATTTTGCTGGCGATCGGTGTTGCAACACTGCTGTGGACCGATCTCAGCAACCGTTTCGTCTGGGTCGTGCTGATCGTGACGCTGGGTTTCGGTGCCGTGGGCTGGGTCGATGATTATCGCAAGGTAGTCTACAAGGATCCCAAGGGCATGGCTTCGCGTGAAAAATACATGTGGCAATCGATCATCGGCTTGTTCGCGGCTGTCTATCTGGCGTTCTCGGTTTCTGCACCGAGCAATTCGCAATTCCTGGATCTGTTTGTGGCCTGGGTGCAATCGGGCTTCAGCATGGACTTGCCGCCCAAGGCCGATCTGATCGTGCCCTTCTTCAAGACCATCAGCTATCCGCTCGGTGTGTGGGGCTTTATTGCGCTGACGTATTTCGTCATTGTCGGCACCAGCAATGCGGTCAACCTGACCGACGGCCTGGACGGGCTGGCGATCATGCCTACCGTGATGGTCGGCACGGCGCTGGGTTTGTTCGCCTACCTGACCGGCAGCGCGACCTACGCCAAGTATCTGTTTATTCCGCACATTCCGGGTGCCGGCGAATTGATCATTTTCTGCGGTGCGATGGCAGGCGCAGGGCTGGCTTTTCTCTGGTTCAACGCGCATCCGGCGCAAGTGTTCATGGGCGATGTAGGCGCACTGGCCCTGGGTGGCGCGCTCGGCACCATTGCCGTCATCGTGCGGCAGGAAATCGTGCTCTTCATCATGGGTGGCGTGTTCGTGGTGGAAACGCTGTCGGTGATGATACAGGTGGCCTACTTCAAATATACGAAGATGCGCACCGGCACCGGCAGGCGCATCTTGCTGATGGCGCCGCTGCATCACCACTTTGAACAAAAAGGCTGGAAGGAAACGCAAGTTGTCGTGCGTTTCTGGATCATCACGATGATGCTGGTGCTGTTCGGTTTATCCACATTGAAATTACGCTAA
- the murF gene encoding UDP-N-acetylmuramoyl-tripeptide--D-alanyl-D-alanine ligase (Evidence 2b : Function of strongly homologous gene; Product type e : enzyme) — protein sequence MKATLNLLQTAIKNATATGDAAFDGVSTDSRHVAVGNLFVALRGERFDAHAFLPQVAERKVAAVVAEKIPAGLNVPALIVPDTRMALGEMASYWRRQFNLPLIGVTGSNGKTTVKEMIAAILDAAFGPDNYLATRGNFNNDIGVPLTLLRLNAACKAAVIELGMNHPGEIAVLSAIAQPTVGLVNNAQREHQEFMESVEAVAQENGAVLASLPADGVAVFPADDAFTPLWRSYAAQRKTLTFGFSADADVRCTYAANVFGNDMSVTAGNQKFTIALSAAGVHNVRNALAAIACTLAIGIAPEAIVRGLQAFAPVSGRLQRKLAASGALVIDDTYNANPDSVRAAIDVLAQMASPRILVLGDMGEVGNDGRQYHEEIGAYARANGIEHVLALGELARHTVSAFGAGAQHYDSVEALNDALAAIFAADATVLVKGSRFMKMERVVQHLLGQQTQEAH from the coding sequence ATGAAAGCCACCTTGAACCTGCTCCAGACGGCAATCAAGAATGCGACCGCGACCGGCGATGCCGCGTTCGACGGCGTGTCGACCGACAGCCGCCATGTCGCTGTCGGCAATTTGTTCGTCGCCTTGCGCGGCGAACGTTTCGATGCGCATGCTTTCCTGCCGCAAGTGGCGGAGCGTAAAGTCGCTGCCGTGGTGGCCGAAAAAATTCCCGCTGGCTTGAACGTTCCCGCACTGATCGTGCCGGATACACGCATGGCACTCGGTGAGATGGCTAGCTACTGGCGCCGGCAATTCAACTTGCCGCTGATAGGCGTGACCGGCAGCAATGGCAAGACCACCGTCAAGGAAATGATCGCCGCGATTCTCGATGCCGCTTTCGGCCCAGACAATTATCTGGCGACGCGCGGTAATTTCAATAACGACATCGGCGTGCCGCTTACCTTGCTGCGCCTGAATGCGGCTTGCAAGGCGGCGGTGATTGAGCTGGGCATGAATCATCCAGGTGAAATTGCCGTGCTGTCGGCGATTGCGCAGCCAACTGTAGGCCTGGTGAATAACGCGCAGCGCGAGCATCAGGAATTCATGGAGAGCGTAGAGGCCGTCGCGCAGGAAAATGGCGCAGTACTTGCCAGTTTGCCGGCCGATGGCGTTGCGGTATTCCCGGCTGACGATGCGTTTACGCCTTTGTGGCGTTCTTATGCAGCACAACGCAAGACGCTGACCTTCGGTTTTTCAGCCGATGCAGATGTGCGCTGCACTTATGCCGCCAACGTGTTCGGCAACGATATGTCGGTCACGGCAGGTAATCAAAAATTCACCATCGCACTATCGGCTGCCGGTGTGCACAACGTGCGTAATGCGCTGGCCGCGATTGCCTGCACGCTGGCAATCGGTATTGCACCGGAGGCGATCGTGCGTGGCTTGCAAGCCTTCGCGCCGGTCAGCGGACGTCTGCAGCGCAAGCTTGCAGCCAGTGGCGCATTGGTGATCGACGATACCTATAACGCCAATCCGGATTCGGTGCGCGCAGCCATCGATGTCCTGGCGCAGATGGCGTCGCCGCGCATTCTGGTGCTGGGCGACATGGGCGAAGTCGGCAACGACGGCCGTCAATATCACGAAGAAATCGGCGCCTATGCGCGTGCCAACGGGATTGAGCATGTGCTCGCCCTGGGCGAACTGGCACGTCACACCGTCAGTGCATTCGGTGCCGGCGCGCAGCATTACGACAGCGTGGAAGCATTAAACGACGCACTTGCCGCGATCTTCGCTGCAGATGCAACGGTGCTGGTAAAAGGATCGCGTTTCATGAAAATGGAACGCGTGGTTCAGCATCTACTCGGACAACAAACTCAGGAAGCCCACTAA
- the murE gene encoding UDP-N-acetylmuramoylalanyl-D-glutamate--2, 6-diaminopimelate ligase (UDP-N-acetylmuramyl-tripeptide synthetase) (Meso-diaminopimelate-adding enzyme) (UDP-MurNAc-tripeptide synthetase) (Evidence 2a : Function of homologous gene experimentally demonstrated in an other organism; PubMedId : 7486937, 11722566, 11398928, 11281713, 10498701, 2269304, 2692800; Product type e : enzyme): MSALTNTALTAILAWLQAAAPAAELASDSRSIGKGDVFLAYPGDEADGRTYISDAIERGAQAILYDAAGCNWDEEWNVPHLAIDNLRACAGFIAAAYYGHPDHTMFTVAVTGTNGKTSCSQWLGNALSRLGQPTAVIGTLGVGIFKHGEHGTFNVTGYTTPDAVLLQRELVNMHHAGATALAIEASSIGLHQGRLYGVHFDMALFTNFTRDHLDYHGDMAAYEAAKTMLFDWPGLRHAVVNLDDALGVRLVERLKRRQSGIGITGYTLTNQGVADIDLLSASDIRSTHAGTSFQLTSKFGVTLVKTQLVGEFNVSNVLGIIGILLAKGIALSNVVAAIEALTSVPGRMQQLGGAEAPLVVIDYAHTPDALEKTLATLREVANERGGALWCVFGCGGDRDAGKRPQMGKAAMAADHIIVTSDNPRHEEPASIIAQIVAGMDVAKNAPHIMEDRAKAILYAGRHAAKQDVILLAGKGHEAYQEIKGRKQPFLDADHAALALSARVMQGVS, from the coding sequence ATGTCCGCCCTGACGAACACCGCATTGACTGCAATTCTCGCCTGGCTGCAAGCTGCGGCGCCGGCGGCCGAACTGGCCTCCGATTCGCGCAGCATCGGCAAGGGCGATGTCTTCCTTGCCTATCCCGGCGATGAAGCGGATGGTCGCACCTATATTTCCGATGCCATCGAACGCGGGGCACAAGCCATCCTGTATGACGCGGCCGGCTGCAACTGGGATGAAGAATGGAATGTGCCGCATCTGGCCATCGACAATCTGAGAGCGTGCGCAGGCTTCATCGCCGCTGCCTATTACGGCCATCCGGATCACACGATGTTTACCGTTGCCGTCACCGGCACCAATGGCAAAACCTCGTGCAGTCAATGGCTGGGCAATGCCTTGTCGCGTCTGGGACAGCCGACTGCCGTGATCGGTACGCTGGGCGTGGGCATATTCAAGCATGGCGAACACGGCACCTTCAATGTCACCGGCTACACGACACCGGATGCGGTGCTGCTGCAGCGCGAACTGGTGAATATGCATCATGCGGGCGCTACTGCACTGGCGATTGAAGCATCGTCGATCGGCTTGCATCAGGGGCGCTTGTACGGCGTGCATTTCGATATGGCCCTGTTCACCAATTTCACACGCGATCATCTGGACTATCACGGCGATATGGCGGCTTATGAAGCAGCCAAGACGATGCTGTTCGACTGGCCGGGCTTGCGTCACGCAGTGGTAAATCTGGACGACGCCCTGGGTGTGCGTCTGGTTGAGCGTTTGAAACGCCGACAGTCCGGTATCGGCATCACAGGTTATACATTGACGAATCAAGGCGTTGCGGATATCGACCTGCTCAGCGCCAGCGATATACGCAGCACGCATGCCGGCACCAGTTTCCAGCTCACATCGAAGTTCGGCGTGACGCTGGTTAAAACGCAACTGGTCGGCGAATTCAATGTCAGCAATGTACTGGGCATTATCGGCATCCTGCTGGCAAAGGGCATCGCCTTGAGCAATGTGGTTGCGGCAATCGAGGCGCTGACCTCCGTTCCCGGACGCATGCAGCAACTCGGCGGCGCTGAAGCGCCGCTGGTCGTGATCGATTATGCACATACGCCGGACGCACTGGAAAAAACCCTGGCAACCCTGCGTGAGGTGGCTAACGAGCGCGGCGGTGCATTGTGGTGCGTGTTCGGCTGCGGCGGCGATCGCGATGCAGGCAAACGTCCGCAAATGGGCAAGGCAGCCATGGCTGCGGATCACATCATCGTGACCAGCGACAATCCGCGTCACGAAGAACCTGCCAGCATCATTGCGCAAATTGTGGCCGGCATGGATGTCGCGAAAAATGCGCCGCACATCATGGAAGATCGTGCCAAGGCGATTCTGTATGCAGGCCGGCATGCAGCGAAACAGGATGTGATTCTGCTGGCAGGCAAAGGCCATGAGGCGTATCAGGAAATCAAGGGGCGCAAGCAGCCTTTCCTCGATGCCGATCATGCGGCACTGGCTTTGTCTGCGCGCGTGATGCAGGGAGTGAGCTGA